The Daucus carota subsp. sativus chromosome 2, DH1 v3.0, whole genome shotgun sequence genome includes a window with the following:
- the LOC108207455 gene encoding metal tolerance protein B yields MVVEIVGGLEANSLAVLTDAAHLLSDIAGFSISLFTVWASGWEATSQQSFGFHRLEVLGAFLSVELIWFISGTLIYAAVERMFHKNEMVNGKLMFVVAAFGCFINLVMVLWLGHGHDHGHVHSHHHGHDHNHDHPHTECTEEEIKTLVPNSPVKTRKRNLNIQGAYLHVITDLIQTIGVMVAGLIIWAKPEWIVVDLICTLIFAIVALSTTLPMLTNIYCILIESTPSEINIDRLEHDLKYMEGVKDVHDMHVWSITVGKNVLACHVIVEAGVSSNECIHRLTDYCQTVYGIQHVTIQIEEG; encoded by the exons ATGGTAGTAGAGATTGTTGGAGGTCTTGAAGCCAACAGTCTTGCAGTACTTACTGATGCAGCCCATCTGCTGAGTGACATTGCAGGATTTTCAATTTCTCTTTTTACTGTTTGGGCGTCTGGATGGGAGGCGACGTCACAACAATCATTTGGTTTCCACCGTCTTGAAGTTCTGGGGGCGTTTTTGTCTGTGGAGCTCATTTGGTTCATATCTGGGACCTTAATATATGCAGCAGTTGAAAGAATGTTTCATAAAAATGAGATGGTAAATGGAAAGCTCATGTTTGTTGTCGCTGCATTCGGTTGTTTCATCAACCTTGTAATGGTGCTCTGGCTTGGTCATGGTCATGATCATGGTCACGTGCATAGTCACCATCACGGTCATGATCACAATCACGATCATCCTCACA CTGAATGTACTGAAGAAGAGATTAAAACTCTGGTGCCAAATTCCCCGGTGAAGACCAGAAAacgaaatttaaatattcaaggGGCTTACTTGCATGTCATTACTGATCTGATTCAGACCATTGGGGTAATGGTTGCTGGCTTAATCATATGGGCAAAACCTGAATGGATAGTGGTTGATCTAATCTGTACACTCATCTTCGCAATTGTGGCTCTAAGTACTACTTTGCCCATGCTGACAAATATATATTGCATTTTGATAGAAAGTACACCAAGTGAGATTAACATTGATCGTCTCGAGCATGATCTTAAATATATGGAAGGAGTTAAAGATGTCCATGATATGCATGTCTGGTCAATCACAGTAGGGAAAAATGTATTAGCCTGCCATGTAATAGTTGAGGCCGGAGTTAGTTCAAACGAATGCATTCACAGACTGACGGATTACTGTCAAACAGTATATGGTATTCAACATGTAACTATTCAAATTGAAGAAGGCTGA
- the LOC108208563 gene encoding F-box/FBD/LRR-repeat protein At1g13570 isoform X1, with protein MAGDVPKRPSYAIEDDTPSAKRKQLDNQMRVFVSDGVHSEGIGDFGMIQLDERSDRISNLPQELVHCILERLSVHDAARTSVLSKEWRCKWGMKNNLVLDKLFFLQLTANKDKDTHQSAFSRAVEMIILAHAGPLLSLNLFIPPKLDQFTVSRWLDHFLNKKVKVLEIFFSEKNACEIPLFTCEGLVEFKLTTGTLTASPKLGSFDNLRRVELIDVSITADISFGSQLKELLLYGCTGIHNLGCQFTNSNNLTYFILYKSEQIEWQWFKCTKQLKFLGLALTTVNPNTRMPVDLIKLLGDTPSISHLYVNGYTVEVLGQPFYPTLKGVAPRIEILRLLGLQFKNVCQLYNSLSLIRCLSNLRVLMIELKPGTRSLDPTVGQRMEKPCWKDVLLHQLHTLTILDVVVDTRVLSLIKTLLAVSPSLKKIFFHFSNVKADAYAEMSKIKKLFRQCPRKSLSAKIYLSFQNPRNIVTQPNRYSSHLGALWFELH; from the exons ATGGCTGGTGATGTCCCAAAGAGGCCATCTTATGCTATAGAAGACGACACACCTAGTGCTAAAAGAAAGCAACTTGATAATCAAATGCGAGTGTTTGTTAGTGATGGAGTACACAGCGAGGGAATTGGTGATTTTGGAATGATACAACTTGATGAAAGATCAGATAGGATCAGCAACTTGCCACAAGAACTAGTACACTGTATCTTGGAGCGTTTGTCGGTTCACGATGCAGCAAGAACAAGTGTTCTGTCAAAAGAATGGAGGTGTAAATGGGGAATGAAAAACAATCTAGTCCTCGATAAGTTGTTTTTCTTGCAACTTACTGCTAATAAAGACAAAGACACGCATCAGTCTGCCTTTTCGAGGGCTGTTGAGATGATTATATTGGCTCATGCTGGACCTTTATTGAGCTTAAATCTCTTCATTCCTCCAAAACTTGATCAGTTTACTGTTTCTCGGTGGCTTGATCACTTTCTCAATAAAAAGGTTAAGGTCTTGGAGATCTTTTTTTCAGAAAAGAATGCCTGTGAAATTCCTTTGTTCACTTGTGAAGGGTTGGTTGAGTTCAAGCTCACTACAGGGACACTAACTGCATCACCTAAACTTGGAAGCTTTGATAATCTAAGAAGGGTTGAACTTATCGATGTCTCAATTACTGCTGACATCTCATTTGGGTCTCAACTGAAGGAATTGCTACTGTATGGCTGTACTGGAATTCACAATTTGGGCTGCCAATTTACCAATTCCAACAACCTCACATATTTTATCTTGTACAAAAGTGAACAAATTGAGTGGCAATGGTTTAAATGCACCAAACAATTGAAATTCTTAGGTCTCGCACTGACAACAGTAAATCCCAACACGAGGATGCCCGTCGATTTGATCAAGCTTCTTGGCGATACACCTAGCATCAGTCATCTTTATGTTAATGGTTACACTGTCGAG GTTTTGGGACAACCATTTTATCCGACGTTGAAGGGAGTTGCACCACGAATAGAGATCCTTAGGTTACTTGGACTTCAATTTAAAAATGTTTGTCAACTTTACAATTCTCTTAGCTTGATCAGATGTTTGTCCAACCTGCGGGTTCTTATGATTGAACTG AAACCTGGAACAAGGAGTTTGGACCCAACAGTTGGACAAAGAATGGAAAAGCCTTGCTGGAAGGACGTGTTACTACACCAACTACATACTTTGACAATTCTTGATGTGGTGGTTGACACAAGAGTTCTCTCTTTGATAAAGACTTTGCTTGCAGTTTCCCCGTCGCTCAAGAAGATATTCTTTCACTTCAGCAATGTAAAAGCCGATGCCTATGCAGAGATgtcgaaaattaaaaaattgtttcGACAGTGCCCCAGAAAGTCCTTGTCAGCAAAGATTTATCTATCCTTCCAAAATCCCCGAAATATAGTAACCCAACCCAATAGATATTCCTCGCATTTGGGAGCATTATGGTTTGAGTTGCACTGA
- the LOC108208563 gene encoding F-box/FBD/LRR-repeat protein At1g13570 isoform X2 — MAGDVPKRPSYAIEDDTPSAKRKQLDNQMRVFVSDGVHSEGIGDFGMIQLDERSDRISNLPQELVHCILERLSVHDAARTSVLSKEWRCKWGMKNNLVLDKLFFLQLTANKDKDTHQSAFSRAVEMIILAHAGPLLSLNLFIPPKLDQFTVSRWLDHFLNKKVKVLEIFFSEKNACEIPLFTCEGLVEFKLTTGTLTASPKLGSFDNLRRVELIDVSITADISFGSQLKELLLYGCTGIHNLGCQFTNSNNLTYFILYKSEQIEWQWFKCTKQLKFLGLALTTVNPNTRMPVDLIKLLGDTPSISHLYVNGYTVEVLGQPFYPTLKGVAPRIEILRNLEQGVWTQQLDKEWKSLAGRTCYYTNYIL, encoded by the exons ATGGCTGGTGATGTCCCAAAGAGGCCATCTTATGCTATAGAAGACGACACACCTAGTGCTAAAAGAAAGCAACTTGATAATCAAATGCGAGTGTTTGTTAGTGATGGAGTACACAGCGAGGGAATTGGTGATTTTGGAATGATACAACTTGATGAAAGATCAGATAGGATCAGCAACTTGCCACAAGAACTAGTACACTGTATCTTGGAGCGTTTGTCGGTTCACGATGCAGCAAGAACAAGTGTTCTGTCAAAAGAATGGAGGTGTAAATGGGGAATGAAAAACAATCTAGTCCTCGATAAGTTGTTTTTCTTGCAACTTACTGCTAATAAAGACAAAGACACGCATCAGTCTGCCTTTTCGAGGGCTGTTGAGATGATTATATTGGCTCATGCTGGACCTTTATTGAGCTTAAATCTCTTCATTCCTCCAAAACTTGATCAGTTTACTGTTTCTCGGTGGCTTGATCACTTTCTCAATAAAAAGGTTAAGGTCTTGGAGATCTTTTTTTCAGAAAAGAATGCCTGTGAAATTCCTTTGTTCACTTGTGAAGGGTTGGTTGAGTTCAAGCTCACTACAGGGACACTAACTGCATCACCTAAACTTGGAAGCTTTGATAATCTAAGAAGGGTTGAACTTATCGATGTCTCAATTACTGCTGACATCTCATTTGGGTCTCAACTGAAGGAATTGCTACTGTATGGCTGTACTGGAATTCACAATTTGGGCTGCCAATTTACCAATTCCAACAACCTCACATATTTTATCTTGTACAAAAGTGAACAAATTGAGTGGCAATGGTTTAAATGCACCAAACAATTGAAATTCTTAGGTCTCGCACTGACAACAGTAAATCCCAACACGAGGATGCCCGTCGATTTGATCAAGCTTCTTGGCGATACACCTAGCATCAGTCATCTTTATGTTAATGGTTACACTGTCGAG GTTTTGGGACAACCATTTTATCCGACGTTGAAGGGAGTTGCACCACGAATAGAGATCCTTAG AAACCTGGAACAAGGAGTTTGGACCCAACAGTTGGACAAAGAATGGAAAAGCCTTGCTGGAAGGACGTGTTACTACACCAACTACATACTTTGA